In Sander lucioperca isolate FBNREF2018 chromosome 21, SLUC_FBN_1.2, whole genome shotgun sequence, the following proteins share a genomic window:
- the mylk5 gene encoding myosin light chain kinase, smooth muscle isoform X1 has translation MNSNGSKQRYVSTFRMHIKPPGASSAPENGPGTIDTTSDTATGSVNLSSSKRLDPPAFIEPLQDCCVDEGIDFTLRGVLTGSQPIKVWWLHNGEVARFGNPSFNGREMSFVVRECLPEDAGAYTCLAENSAGKTSCCAAVFVRDFETICGVQNRVSNIPTSASKSRVENGSSPQFPKDKLQKFRGSICTSPTGSDKLSPVSTPREVIPKKRANSGTGSALHFENPPQQLEAKVGQAARVTCFFASSPPVVSCWIRNKEQIVDSPELWSENTDRSSTLVIAEAKPQHTGRYTVVVKDRKSSAEHTLTLSVIERPQPPASCPVISLVSATSLVLSWSGPCYDGGSAVLGYVVEVKSQGSVEPGDWSELTSQCKSTSYRVCSGLQHQQEYLFRVRAYNAVGVSEPGPVSPVVRMEQQDKPQEEEAPQAFCCVSIDSSHKVTDHYILQEKLGMGKFGLVFKLSHKETGRVCAGKFYKGRRAKEREAARKEIELMNFLHHPKLVQCLAAYDHKPEMVMVMEFIAGGELFERIVDDSFEHTEPASVRYMQQILKGIAFMHQQSIVHLDLKPENIVCVDTHGTSIKIIDFGLASRLDENTPLKVMHGTPEFVAPEVINYEPVFLTTDMWSIGVICYILLSGESPFQGNSDAETLALVTAAQWEFDESFDEITDEAKNFISSLLNKDARRRMTCEEALAHPWMTCDSKALATTKSLSKDKMKRFLARQKWKKTGKALLALKRMALLSKSDSSVSPTSPAEDLPLSPEAEHALLSLEHKLQGPPQFTQGLEDQTVAQGSSARLSCHLTGYPDPEVVWLCGKEPVVESPTVQIEYEDDGRCTLVLAKVGPEDTNVYTCTATNDHGEECCSAKLIVQE, from the exons atgaacagTAATGGCAGCAAACAGCGTTATGTGTCAACCTTCAGGATGCACATCAAGCCGCCCGGTGCATCGTCTGCACCAGAGAATGGGCCAGGAACTATTGACACCACTTCAGATACTGCCACAG GGTCTGTTAACCTCTCCTCTAGTAAACGTCTGGATCCCCCTGCCTTCATAGAGCCACTGCAGGACTGCTGCGTGGACGAAGGAATTGACTTCACACTGCGTGGGGTTCTCACTGGAAGTCAGCCAATCAAAGTGTGGTGGTTGCACAATG GTGAAGTGGCTCGTTTTGGGAATCCTTCCTTCAATGGCAGGGAGATGAGTTTTGTGGTGAGGGAGTGCTTGCCAGAAGATGCGGGCGCCTATACGTGTTTGGCAGAGAACAGTGCAGGGAAGACATCCTGCTGCGCTGCTGTGTTCGTCAGAG ACTTTGAAACTATCTGCGGTGTGCAGAATCGTGTCTCAAATATCCCGACTTCTGCATCCAAGAGCAGGGTGGAGAATGGAAGTTCACCCCAGTTTCCCAAAGACAAGCTACAGAAGTTCAGAGGATCTATTTGTACTTCCCCTACAGGCTCTGATAAGCTCAGCCCAGTCTCAACTCCAAGGG AAGTCATCCCAAAGAAGAGAGCCAACTCAGGGACAG GTTcagcattacattttgaaaacCCTCCACAGCAACTGGAGGCGAAGGTGGGACAAGCTGCCCGTGTGACGTGTTTTTTCGCCAGCAGTCCTCCTGTAGTGTCGTGTTGGATCAGAAACAAAGAACag ATAGTGGATAGTCCAGAGCTGTGGTCAGAAAATACAGATCGGAGTAGTACACTGGTCATAGCAGAGGCTAAACCACAGCACACAGGCCGCTACACTGTTGTAGTGAAGGACCGCAAGAGCTCAGCAGAACACACGCTCACCCTCTCTGTCATAG AGAGGCCTCAGCCTCCAGCCTCCTGTCCCGTGATCTCCCTCGTCTCTGCCACCAGCCTTGTGCTGTCCTGGTCGGGCCCCTGCTACGACGGCGGCAGTGCCGTCTTGGGTTATGTGGTCGAGGTAAAAAGCCAAGGAAGTGTTGAGCCTGGGGATTGGAGCGAGCTCACTTCCCAGTGTAAGAGTACCTCATACAGAGTGTGTTCTGGGCTGCAGCATCAACAGGAATACTTGTTTCGAGTCAGGGCTTACAACGCAGTAGGAGTAAGTGAGCCAGGACCAGTGTCCCCAGTGGTTAGGATGGAGCAGCAAG ACAAACCACAAGAAGAAGAGGCCCCTCAAGCGTTTTGCTGTGTCTCTATTGACTCATCACATAAAGTCACAGATCACTACATTTTGCAGGAGAAACTGGGAAT GGGAAAGTTTGGCCTGGTGTTCAAGCTAAGCCACAAAGAGACAGGACGTGTGTGTGCTGGGAAGTTCTACAAAGGCCGACGTGCCAAGGAGAGAGAGGCTGCTCGTAAAGAGATAGAGTTGATGAACTTCCTCCACCACCCCAAACTGGTTCAGTGTCTCGCTGCATACGATCATAAGCCTGAGATGGTCATGGTAATGGAGTT TATCGCAGGCGGGGAACTGTTTGAACGTATTGTGGACGACAGCTTTGAGCACACTGAGCCTGCCAGTGTGCGCTACATGCAGCAGATCCTGAAAGGGATTGCCTTCATGCATCAGCAGAGCATCGTCCACCTGGACCTCAAACCTgaaaacattgtgtgtgttgaCACCCATGGCACCTCCATAAAGATCATTGACTTCGGATTAGCCAGCAGGCTCg ATGAAAACACACCTCTGAAGGTGATGCATGGGACTCCAGAGTTTGTGGCACCTGAAGTGATCAACTATGAGCCTGTGTTTTTGACCACTGACATGTGGAGCATAGGAGTCATCTGCTACATACT ACTGAGTGGTGAGTCTCCATTCCAGGGTAACAGCGATGCAGAGACCCTCGCCTTGGTCACAGCTGCCCAGTGGGAGTTTGATGAGAGCTTTGATGAGATTACCGACGAGGCCAAAAATTTCATCAGCTCCCTGCTTAACAAGGACGCCAG GCGGAGGATGACCTGTGAAGAGGCACTTGCCCACCCTTGGATGACATGTGACTCTAAAGCTCTGGCCACCACCAAGAGTCTGTCCAAGGATAAGATGAAGAGGTTTCTAGCCAGGCAGAAGTGGAAG aaaacAGGTAAGGCCTTGTTAGCCCTGAAGAGAATGGCTCTACTGTCTAAAAGTGACAGctctgtatctcctaccagccCTGCAGAAG ATTTACCCCTGAGCCCAGAGGCAGAGCATGCCTTGCTGTCTCTGGAGCACAAGTTGCAGGGGCCACCCCAGTTCACACAGGGCCTGGAGGACCAGACAGTGGCTCAGGGATCCAGTGCCCGTCTCTCATGTCACCTCACAG GTTACCCTGACCCAGAGGTGGTGTGGCTGTGTGGTAAAGAGCCCGTGGTGGAGTCACCCACAGTGCAGATAGAGTACGAGGATGATGGCCGCTGCACCCTGGTCTTAGCCAAAGTTGGCCCAGAGGACACCAATGTTTACACCTGTACAGCCACCAATGACCATGGGGAGGAATGCTGCTCAGCCAAACTCATTGTTCAAGAGTAG
- the mylk5 gene encoding myosin light chain kinase, smooth muscle isoform X3, producing MAGEVARFGNPSFNGREMSFVVRECLPEDAGAYTCLAENSAGKTSCCAAVFVRDFETICGVQNRVSNIPTSASKSRVENGSSPQFPKDKLQKFRGSICTSPTGSDKLSPVSTPREVIPKKRANSGTGSALHFENPPQQLEAKVGQAARVTCFFASSPPVVSCWIRNKEQIVDSPELWSENTDRSSTLVIAEAKPQHTGRYTVVVKDRKSSAEHTLTLSVIERPQPPASCPVISLVSATSLVLSWSGPCYDGGSAVLGYVVEVKSQGSVEPGDWSELTSQCKSTSYRVCSGLQHQQEYLFRVRAYNAVGVSEPGPVSPVVRMEQQDKPQEEEAPQAFCCVSIDSSHKVTDHYILQEKLGMGKFGLVFKLSHKETGRVCAGKFYKGRRAKEREAARKEIELMNFLHHPKLVQCLAAYDHKPEMVMVMEFIAGGELFERIVDDSFEHTEPASVRYMQQILKGIAFMHQQSIVHLDLKPENIVCVDTHGTSIKIIDFGLASRLDENTPLKVMHGTPEFVAPEVINYEPVFLTTDMWSIGVICYILLSGESPFQGNSDAETLALVTAAQWEFDESFDEITDEAKNFISSLLNKDARRRMTCEEALAHPWMTCDSKALATTKSLSKDKMKRFLARQKWKKTGKALLALKRMALLSKSDSSVSPTSPAEDLPLSPEAEHALLSLEHKLQGPPQFTQGLEDQTVAQGSSARLSCHLTGYPDPEVVWLCGKEPVVESPTVQIEYEDDGRCTLVLAKVGPEDTNVYTCTATNDHGEECCSAKLIVQE from the exons ATG GCAGGTGAAGTGGCTCGTTTTGGGAATCCTTCCTTCAATGGCAGGGAGATGAGTTTTGTGGTGAGGGAGTGCTTGCCAGAAGATGCGGGCGCCTATACGTGTTTGGCAGAGAACAGTGCAGGGAAGACATCCTGCTGCGCTGCTGTGTTCGTCAGAG ACTTTGAAACTATCTGCGGTGTGCAGAATCGTGTCTCAAATATCCCGACTTCTGCATCCAAGAGCAGGGTGGAGAATGGAAGTTCACCCCAGTTTCCCAAAGACAAGCTACAGAAGTTCAGAGGATCTATTTGTACTTCCCCTACAGGCTCTGATAAGCTCAGCCCAGTCTCAACTCCAAGGG AAGTCATCCCAAAGAAGAGAGCCAACTCAGGGACAG GTTcagcattacattttgaaaacCCTCCACAGCAACTGGAGGCGAAGGTGGGACAAGCTGCCCGTGTGACGTGTTTTTTCGCCAGCAGTCCTCCTGTAGTGTCGTGTTGGATCAGAAACAAAGAACag ATAGTGGATAGTCCAGAGCTGTGGTCAGAAAATACAGATCGGAGTAGTACACTGGTCATAGCAGAGGCTAAACCACAGCACACAGGCCGCTACACTGTTGTAGTGAAGGACCGCAAGAGCTCAGCAGAACACACGCTCACCCTCTCTGTCATAG AGAGGCCTCAGCCTCCAGCCTCCTGTCCCGTGATCTCCCTCGTCTCTGCCACCAGCCTTGTGCTGTCCTGGTCGGGCCCCTGCTACGACGGCGGCAGTGCCGTCTTGGGTTATGTGGTCGAGGTAAAAAGCCAAGGAAGTGTTGAGCCTGGGGATTGGAGCGAGCTCACTTCCCAGTGTAAGAGTACCTCATACAGAGTGTGTTCTGGGCTGCAGCATCAACAGGAATACTTGTTTCGAGTCAGGGCTTACAACGCAGTAGGAGTAAGTGAGCCAGGACCAGTGTCCCCAGTGGTTAGGATGGAGCAGCAAG ACAAACCACAAGAAGAAGAGGCCCCTCAAGCGTTTTGCTGTGTCTCTATTGACTCATCACATAAAGTCACAGATCACTACATTTTGCAGGAGAAACTGGGAAT GGGAAAGTTTGGCCTGGTGTTCAAGCTAAGCCACAAAGAGACAGGACGTGTGTGTGCTGGGAAGTTCTACAAAGGCCGACGTGCCAAGGAGAGAGAGGCTGCTCGTAAAGAGATAGAGTTGATGAACTTCCTCCACCACCCCAAACTGGTTCAGTGTCTCGCTGCATACGATCATAAGCCTGAGATGGTCATGGTAATGGAGTT TATCGCAGGCGGGGAACTGTTTGAACGTATTGTGGACGACAGCTTTGAGCACACTGAGCCTGCCAGTGTGCGCTACATGCAGCAGATCCTGAAAGGGATTGCCTTCATGCATCAGCAGAGCATCGTCCACCTGGACCTCAAACCTgaaaacattgtgtgtgttgaCACCCATGGCACCTCCATAAAGATCATTGACTTCGGATTAGCCAGCAGGCTCg ATGAAAACACACCTCTGAAGGTGATGCATGGGACTCCAGAGTTTGTGGCACCTGAAGTGATCAACTATGAGCCTGTGTTTTTGACCACTGACATGTGGAGCATAGGAGTCATCTGCTACATACT ACTGAGTGGTGAGTCTCCATTCCAGGGTAACAGCGATGCAGAGACCCTCGCCTTGGTCACAGCTGCCCAGTGGGAGTTTGATGAGAGCTTTGATGAGATTACCGACGAGGCCAAAAATTTCATCAGCTCCCTGCTTAACAAGGACGCCAG GCGGAGGATGACCTGTGAAGAGGCACTTGCCCACCCTTGGATGACATGTGACTCTAAAGCTCTGGCCACCACCAAGAGTCTGTCCAAGGATAAGATGAAGAGGTTTCTAGCCAGGCAGAAGTGGAAG aaaacAGGTAAGGCCTTGTTAGCCCTGAAGAGAATGGCTCTACTGTCTAAAAGTGACAGctctgtatctcctaccagccCTGCAGAAG ATTTACCCCTGAGCCCAGAGGCAGAGCATGCCTTGCTGTCTCTGGAGCACAAGTTGCAGGGGCCACCCCAGTTCACACAGGGCCTGGAGGACCAGACAGTGGCTCAGGGATCCAGTGCCCGTCTCTCATGTCACCTCACAG GTTACCCTGACCCAGAGGTGGTGTGGCTGTGTGGTAAAGAGCCCGTGGTGGAGTCACCCACAGTGCAGATAGAGTACGAGGATGATGGCCGCTGCACCCTGGTCTTAGCCAAAGTTGGCCCAGAGGACACCAATGTTTACACCTGTACAGCCACCAATGACCATGGGGAGGAATGCTGCTCAGCCAAACTCATTGTTCAAGAGTAG
- the mylk5 gene encoding myosin light chain kinase, smooth muscle isoform X2 encodes MNSNGSKQRYVSTFRMHIKPPGASSAPENGPGTIDTTSDTATGEVARFGNPSFNGREMSFVVRECLPEDAGAYTCLAENSAGKTSCCAAVFVRDFETICGVQNRVSNIPTSASKSRVENGSSPQFPKDKLQKFRGSICTSPTGSDKLSPVSTPREVIPKKRANSGTGSALHFENPPQQLEAKVGQAARVTCFFASSPPVVSCWIRNKEQIVDSPELWSENTDRSSTLVIAEAKPQHTGRYTVVVKDRKSSAEHTLTLSVIERPQPPASCPVISLVSATSLVLSWSGPCYDGGSAVLGYVVEVKSQGSVEPGDWSELTSQCKSTSYRVCSGLQHQQEYLFRVRAYNAVGVSEPGPVSPVVRMEQQDKPQEEEAPQAFCCVSIDSSHKVTDHYILQEKLGMGKFGLVFKLSHKETGRVCAGKFYKGRRAKEREAARKEIELMNFLHHPKLVQCLAAYDHKPEMVMVMEFIAGGELFERIVDDSFEHTEPASVRYMQQILKGIAFMHQQSIVHLDLKPENIVCVDTHGTSIKIIDFGLASRLDENTPLKVMHGTPEFVAPEVINYEPVFLTTDMWSIGVICYILLSGESPFQGNSDAETLALVTAAQWEFDESFDEITDEAKNFISSLLNKDARRRMTCEEALAHPWMTCDSKALATTKSLSKDKMKRFLARQKWKKTGKALLALKRMALLSKSDSSVSPTSPAEDLPLSPEAEHALLSLEHKLQGPPQFTQGLEDQTVAQGSSARLSCHLTGYPDPEVVWLCGKEPVVESPTVQIEYEDDGRCTLVLAKVGPEDTNVYTCTATNDHGEECCSAKLIVQE; translated from the exons atgaacagTAATGGCAGCAAACAGCGTTATGTGTCAACCTTCAGGATGCACATCAAGCCGCCCGGTGCATCGTCTGCACCAGAGAATGGGCCAGGAACTATTGACACCACTTCAGATACTGCCACAG GTGAAGTGGCTCGTTTTGGGAATCCTTCCTTCAATGGCAGGGAGATGAGTTTTGTGGTGAGGGAGTGCTTGCCAGAAGATGCGGGCGCCTATACGTGTTTGGCAGAGAACAGTGCAGGGAAGACATCCTGCTGCGCTGCTGTGTTCGTCAGAG ACTTTGAAACTATCTGCGGTGTGCAGAATCGTGTCTCAAATATCCCGACTTCTGCATCCAAGAGCAGGGTGGAGAATGGAAGTTCACCCCAGTTTCCCAAAGACAAGCTACAGAAGTTCAGAGGATCTATTTGTACTTCCCCTACAGGCTCTGATAAGCTCAGCCCAGTCTCAACTCCAAGGG AAGTCATCCCAAAGAAGAGAGCCAACTCAGGGACAG GTTcagcattacattttgaaaacCCTCCACAGCAACTGGAGGCGAAGGTGGGACAAGCTGCCCGTGTGACGTGTTTTTTCGCCAGCAGTCCTCCTGTAGTGTCGTGTTGGATCAGAAACAAAGAACag ATAGTGGATAGTCCAGAGCTGTGGTCAGAAAATACAGATCGGAGTAGTACACTGGTCATAGCAGAGGCTAAACCACAGCACACAGGCCGCTACACTGTTGTAGTGAAGGACCGCAAGAGCTCAGCAGAACACACGCTCACCCTCTCTGTCATAG AGAGGCCTCAGCCTCCAGCCTCCTGTCCCGTGATCTCCCTCGTCTCTGCCACCAGCCTTGTGCTGTCCTGGTCGGGCCCCTGCTACGACGGCGGCAGTGCCGTCTTGGGTTATGTGGTCGAGGTAAAAAGCCAAGGAAGTGTTGAGCCTGGGGATTGGAGCGAGCTCACTTCCCAGTGTAAGAGTACCTCATACAGAGTGTGTTCTGGGCTGCAGCATCAACAGGAATACTTGTTTCGAGTCAGGGCTTACAACGCAGTAGGAGTAAGTGAGCCAGGACCAGTGTCCCCAGTGGTTAGGATGGAGCAGCAAG ACAAACCACAAGAAGAAGAGGCCCCTCAAGCGTTTTGCTGTGTCTCTATTGACTCATCACATAAAGTCACAGATCACTACATTTTGCAGGAGAAACTGGGAAT GGGAAAGTTTGGCCTGGTGTTCAAGCTAAGCCACAAAGAGACAGGACGTGTGTGTGCTGGGAAGTTCTACAAAGGCCGACGTGCCAAGGAGAGAGAGGCTGCTCGTAAAGAGATAGAGTTGATGAACTTCCTCCACCACCCCAAACTGGTTCAGTGTCTCGCTGCATACGATCATAAGCCTGAGATGGTCATGGTAATGGAGTT TATCGCAGGCGGGGAACTGTTTGAACGTATTGTGGACGACAGCTTTGAGCACACTGAGCCTGCCAGTGTGCGCTACATGCAGCAGATCCTGAAAGGGATTGCCTTCATGCATCAGCAGAGCATCGTCCACCTGGACCTCAAACCTgaaaacattgtgtgtgttgaCACCCATGGCACCTCCATAAAGATCATTGACTTCGGATTAGCCAGCAGGCTCg ATGAAAACACACCTCTGAAGGTGATGCATGGGACTCCAGAGTTTGTGGCACCTGAAGTGATCAACTATGAGCCTGTGTTTTTGACCACTGACATGTGGAGCATAGGAGTCATCTGCTACATACT ACTGAGTGGTGAGTCTCCATTCCAGGGTAACAGCGATGCAGAGACCCTCGCCTTGGTCACAGCTGCCCAGTGGGAGTTTGATGAGAGCTTTGATGAGATTACCGACGAGGCCAAAAATTTCATCAGCTCCCTGCTTAACAAGGACGCCAG GCGGAGGATGACCTGTGAAGAGGCACTTGCCCACCCTTGGATGACATGTGACTCTAAAGCTCTGGCCACCACCAAGAGTCTGTCCAAGGATAAGATGAAGAGGTTTCTAGCCAGGCAGAAGTGGAAG aaaacAGGTAAGGCCTTGTTAGCCCTGAAGAGAATGGCTCTACTGTCTAAAAGTGACAGctctgtatctcctaccagccCTGCAGAAG ATTTACCCCTGAGCCCAGAGGCAGAGCATGCCTTGCTGTCTCTGGAGCACAAGTTGCAGGGGCCACCCCAGTTCACACAGGGCCTGGAGGACCAGACAGTGGCTCAGGGATCCAGTGCCCGTCTCTCATGTCACCTCACAG GTTACCCTGACCCAGAGGTGGTGTGGCTGTGTGGTAAAGAGCCCGTGGTGGAGTCACCCACAGTGCAGATAGAGTACGAGGATGATGGCCGCTGCACCCTGGTCTTAGCCAAAGTTGGCCCAGAGGACACCAATGTTTACACCTGTACAGCCACCAATGACCATGGGGAGGAATGCTGCTCAGCCAAACTCATTGTTCAAGAGTAG